A genomic window from Triticum urartu cultivar G1812 chromosome 7, Tu2.1, whole genome shotgun sequence includes:
- the LOC125525436 gene encoding brefeldin A-inhibited guanine nucleotide-exchange protein 1-like produces the protein MSSSAGDAEADPLGGASPAGRVLGRALDKVIKHSSWRKHSALVSACKSAIDLLSAASSSAPAPAPAPEPSASPIPGLPAPVAEAALQALLLALDPGSPKVAEPALECVASLLSLRLLLGDVAPSDPSPVSRLFAAVLSCGGLGDDALEIAALRVLVAFARCPSVSVRGECLGQMVKACYNLYLGSASGGNQLCAKLALAQVLVVVFARVEADAMDVRVRTVSAADMMDLSDRSLNDSSVVQAAQTFINEAMEGSDAPEDAAHVPGEGDRGGEDESMSRIREDGLALFKNLCKLSMKFATPDNPDDPVLLRGKVLSLELLRMVVDNAGPFWKTNEKYLEAIKQYLCLSLLKNSAMSAMSVFQLLCSIFMGLLLRFRSGLKEEIGIFFPMLVLRVLENVLQPSFLQKMTVLNFLVKICKEPQVIIDIFVNYDCDVDAPNIFERIVNGLLKTALGVPDGSTTTLTVAQDQTFRIESVKCLATVIKSMGSWMDQQLRIGEVLPINSEVLSSVDNHNMHNGEEGTGMDYDLQSESSSSDVSDSSSVEQRRAYKIELQKGIALFNRKPSKGIDFLIRSKKLGQSPEDVASFLINTAGLNATMVGDYLGERDEFPLKVMHAYVDALNFKGLDFGEAIRFFLRGFRLPGEAQKIDRIMEKFAERFCKCNPNVFTSADTAYILAYSVILLNTDAHSVMVKDKMSKADFMRNNRGIDDGKDLPEAYLSTLYDQIVSNEIKMSADSSAAQTKQTNSVSKLLGLDNIMNLVNWGLTEDKAHGANDLLIKHIHEKFKAKHGKSESVFYIVADATILRFMMEACWAPMMAAFSVTLDQSDDKAATSQCLIGLRSAVHVTSVMCLQTQRDAFLTSIAKFTSLHSAADMKQKNVDAVKAIISIAIEDGNYLQEAWEHVLTCLSRFEHLHLLGEGVPTDASFLTVPMVESEGKTQMSTSILPSKRANALQNPAVMAAVRGGSYDSTVAKTSASPLVTPEQINSFISNINLLDQIGIIELNHIFAHSQRLNSDAIVAFVKALCKVSMTELQSPSDPRIFCLTKIVEIAHYNINRIRLVWFRIWKVLSEFFVSVGLLENLSVAMFVMDSLRQLAMKFLEREELANYNFQNEFLQPFVVVMQKSNVPEVRELIVRCVSQMVLSRVNNIKSGWKGVFTVFTSAAVDDTKSTVLVAFGTMERIVRDYFRYITETDATTFTDCVQCLIAFTSSQFNSEASLNAIAFLRFCAVKLADEGFVCQDKGADGPRNSDMSEGNAIVNKNDYVSFWVPLLEGLARLTTDPRLTIGKSAVGVLFDILKDHGHLFSQSFWTSILESVVYPLFSNQRSRVNDQTLTSNGTEGDFSTLETQTLAVKSLVGLFVDFFDVMRPELARVASIVAYFIRSPYKHSATIGVSALLRLVEGVGSKLSKDEWKDVLLCFKESSAQTFIAFSKIVRMMQDIDIPDRMESYSEADHYSDHEIYSNDEDEANMETTSYAIVKLKNHMALILLIVQGIIKLYEEQGKYLHAEHISILLEMISSIATHASEVSSDSSLQMKFHKACSLLEASEPAVVHFENETYQSYLKLLQAVLHGYPFLSEDMDIESRLLDTCEKILRTYLKCAGNGPSDEASHGNQTLHCIVPLGAAKQEELSARTPLVLLAMELLHNLEKNSFRRVLPRFFPLLIDLIRCEHSSGDVQHALYKIFKSSIGPMIEV, from the exons ATGTCGTCGTCGGCGGGCGACGCCGAGGCCGATCCCCTCGGCGGCGCCTCCCCGGCCGGCCGCGTGCTCGGCCGCGCCCTCGACAAGGTCATCAAGCACTCCTCCTGGCGCAAGCACTCCGCGCTCGTCTCCGCCTGCAAGTCCGCCATCGAcctcctctccgccgcctcctcctccgcccccgcccccgcccccgcccccgagCCGTCCGCCTCGCCCATCCCCGGCCTCCCCGCCCCCGTCGCCGAGGCCGCGCTCCAGGCGCTCCTCCTCGCCCTCGATCCCGGCTCCCCCAAGGTCGCCGAGCCCGCCCTCGAGTGCGTCGCCAGCCTCCTCtccctccgcctcctcctcggcGACGTCGCCCCCTCCGACCCCTCGCCGGTCTCCAGGCTCTTCGCCGCGGTCCTCTCGTGCGGCGGCCTCGGCGACGACGCCCTCGAGATCGCCGCGCTCCGCGTGCTCGTCGCCTTCGCGCGGTGCCCGTCGGTCTCCGTCCGCGGGGAGTGCCTGGGCCAGATGGTGAAGGCGTGCTATAACCTGTACCTCGGGAGCGCCAGCGGCGGGAACCAGCTCTGCGCCAAGCTGGCGCTCGCGCAGGTGCTGGTTGTCGTGTTCGCGCGCGTGGAGGCGGACGCCATGGACGTCCGCGTGCGCACCGTCTCAGCTGCCGACATGATGGACCTCTCCGACCGCAGCCTCAACGACTCCAGCGTCGTGCAGGCGGCGCAGACGTTCATAAATGAGGCGATGGAGGGGAGCGACGCGCCAGAGGATGCCGCGCATGTGCCGGGCGAGGGGGACAGAGGCGGGGAGGATGAGAGCATGAGCAGGATCAGGGAGGATGGACTGGCGTTGTTCAAAAACCTCTGCAAACTGTCAATGAAGTTCGCCACGCCTGATAACCCGGATGATCCTGTACTTCTCCGGGGGAAGGTGTTGTCACTTGAGCTACTTAGGATGGTCGTCGACAATGCTGGGCCGTTCTGGAAGACAAATGAGAA GTATCTTGAAGCAATCAAGCAGTACCTTTGTTTATCCTTGTTGAAGAACAGTGCCATGTCAGCAATGAGCGTTTTCCAGCTTTTGTGCTCCATTTTTATGGGTCTTCTGTTAAGGTTTAGATCTGGTTTGAAGGAGGAAATTGGAATATTTTTTCCTATGCTTGTCCTAAGGGTTCTTGAAAATGTTCTTCAGCCTAGCTTTTTGCAAAAAATGACAGTTCTAAACTTTCTGGTGAAGATTTGTAAAGAACCTCAGGTTATTATTGATATCTTTGTGAACTATGATTGTGACGTCGATGCACCGAACATTTTTGAAAG GATTGTGAACGGACTACTTAAGACGGCTTTAGGTGTCCCTGATGGATCAACAACGACACTAACTGTTGCACAAGACCAAACATTTCGAATTGAATCTGTCAAGTGCCTTGCAACTGTTATCAAATCAATGGGTTCATGGATGGACCAGCAGCTGAGAATTGGTGAAGTTCTCCCTATAAATTCTGAAGTACTAAGTTCAGTGGACAATCATAATATGCATAATGGAGAAGAAGGGACAGGAATGGATTATGATCTGCAATCTGAGTCTAGTAGCTCTGACGTATCTGATTCTTCTTCAGTTGAGCAACGACGTGCTTACAAAATAGAACTTCAG AAAGGAATTGCCTTGTTTAACAGAAAACCTTCCAAAGGTATTGACTTTCTCATTCGAAGCAAGAAGTTAGGCCAGTCCCCAGAAGATGTGGCTTCTTTCCTGATAAACACTGCTGGCTTAAATGCAACAATGGTTGGAGACTATTTGGGTGAAAGAGACGAGTTTCCTCTCAAAGTCATGCATGCCTATGTGGATGCACTAAACTTTAAAGGGTTGGATTTCGGTGAGGCAATTAGATTCTTTCTGCGAGGTTTCAGGTTACCAGGGGAAGCACAGAAAATTGACAGGATCATGGAAAAATTTGCTGAACGCTTCTGTAAATGCAACCCAAATGTTTTTACCAGTGCAGATACCGCTTATATTCTTGCTTATTCCGTGATCTTGCTAAACACTGATGCTCACAGTGTCATGGTGAAGGATAAG ATGTCTAAGGCTGATTTTATGCGCAATAACCGGGGAATTGATGATGGGAAGGATTTACCTGAAGCTTACTTAAGTACATTGTACGACCAAATCGTTAGCAATGAGATCAAAATGAGTGCTGATTCTTCAGCTGCACAAACCAAGCAAACCAACAGCGTAAGTAAGCTTCTAGGCTTAGACAACATTATGAACCTTGTCAATTGGGGACTGACAGAAGACAAGGCACACGGCGCAAATGACTTGCTCATTAAGCACATACATGAGAAATTTAAAGCAAAGCATGGGAAATCAGA GTCTGTGTTTTATATTGTTGCTGATGCAACCATTTTAAGGTTCATGATGGAGGCCTGTTGGGCTCCTATGATGGCTGCGTTCAGTGTGACTCTTGACCAAAGTGATGACAAGGCTGCCACATCACAGTGTTTAATTGGATTAAGATCGGCAGTGCATGTCACCTCTGTTATGTGCCTGCAGACACAGAGAGATGCCTTTTTGACATCCATAGCCAAATTCACATCCCTCCATTCTGCTGCAGACATGAAACAGAAGAATGTCGACGCTGTTAAG GCTATAATTTCTATCGCAATCGAAGATGGAAATTACTTGCAGGAAGCTTGGGAGCACGTGCTAACATGTTTATCACGGTTTGAACATTTACATTTGCTTGGAGAAGGAGTACCTACTGATGCTTCATTTCTGACAGTGCCTATGGTTGAGTCAGAAGGGAAAACTCAGATGTCTACTTCTATTCTACCTTCAAAGAGAGCCAATGCTCTTCAGAATCCTGCCGTGATGGCTGCTGTTAGAGGGGGTTCTTATGATAGCACTGTTGCAAAAACCAGTGCCTCACCATTGGTTACTCCTGAACAGATCAATAGTTTCATATCAAACATAAATTTGCTGGACCAGATAGGCATTATTGAGTTGAATCATATATTTGCCCATAGTCAAAGGTTAAACAGTGATGCCATTGTTGCTTTTGTGAAAGCTCTTTGCAAGGTCTCAATGACTGAGTTGCAGTCTCCGTCAGATCCTCGTATCTTCTGCCTTACAAAAATAGTAGAGATCGC GCATTACAATATCAACCGCATACGTTTGGTGTGGTTTCGAATTTGGAAAGTTTTATCAGAATTTTTTGTGTCTGTCGGATTATTAGAAAATCTTTCTGTTGCAATGTTCGTAATGGACTCTCTAAGGCAGCTAGCAATGAAGTTTTTGGAAAGAGAGGAACTGGCAAACTATAACTTTCAAAATGAGTTCCTTCAACCCTTCGTGGTGGTTATGCAGAAGAGTAATGTTCCAGAAGTGCGTGAGCTAATTGTTCGATGTGTCTCACAGATGGTCCTAAGTCGAGTTAACAACATAAAATCTGGCTGGAAGGGTGTTTTTACG GTTTTTACTTCTGCTGCGGTTGATGATACGAAGAGTACTGTCCTAGTGGCATTTGGGACTATGGAAAGAATTGTCCGTGACTACTTTCGATACATAACCGAGACAGATGCCACAACATTTACAGATTGTGTCCAATGCCTTATTGCATTTACAAGTAGCCAATTTAATAGTGAGGCCAGTCTCAACGCTATTGCATTTCTCCGATTCTGTGCTGTTAAACTTGCCGACGAAGGATTTGTCTGTCAAGATAAGGGTGCCGATGGACCCAGGAATTCAGACATGTCAGAAGGAAATGCCATTGTGAACAAGAATGATTATGTTTCCTTCTGGGTTCCTCTCCTTGAAG GTTTAGCCAGATTGACAACTGATCCAAGGCTGACCATTGGGAAAAGTGCTGTAGGAGTGCTTTTTGATATTTTGAAGGATCATGGGCACCTCTTTTCGCAGTCCTTTTGGACCAGTATATTAGAGTCTGTTGTTTATCCTCTGTTTAGCAATCAAAGGTCTAGGGTTAATGATCAGACCTTAACATCAAACGGCACCGAGGGTGATTTTTCAACTCTTGAAACACAAACATTGGCAGTGAAATCTTTAGTGGGTTTATTTGTTGATTTCTTTGACGTGATGCGGCCAGAACTTGCAAGAGTTGCATCCATTGTCGCATATTTTATCAGAAGTCCCTATAAACATTCTGCTACCATCGGTGTATCTGCTTTGCTACGTTTAGTGGAGGGAGTTGGCAGTAAACTTTCCAAGGATGAATGGAAGGATGTTCTTCTCTGCTTCAAAGAATCATCAGCACAAACCTTTATTGCATTCTCTAAAATTGTAAGGATGATGCAAGACATCGACATTCCAGATAGAATGGAATCTTATTCGGAAGCTGATCACTATTCAGATCATGAAATTTATAGTAATGATGAAGATGAAGCTAATATGGAGACAACTTCTTACGCCATTGTCAAACTGAAAAATCATATGGCCCTAATCCTCTTAATCGTTCAG GGCATTATTAAATTGTACGAGGAGCAGGGAAAATATCTTCATGCTGAGCACATTAGCATTCTTTTGGAGATGATATCAAGTATTGCAACTCATGCAAGTGAAGTGAGCTCAGACTCTTCGTTACAGATGAAATTCCATAAAGCATGTTCCCTTCTGGAGGCATCTGAGCCAGCAGTTGTCCATTTCGAGAACGAGACATACCAAAGCTACCTCAAGCTTCTCCAAGCTGTGCTCCATGGGTATCCATTCTTATCGGAAGACATGGACATAGAATCACGACTACTTGATACCTGTGAGAAAATACTGCGGACATATCTGAAGTGCGCCGGGAATGGACCATCTGATGAAGCTTCTCATGGCAATCAAACTTTACATTGCATAGTGCCACTGGGCGCTGCCAAGCAAGAGGAGCTGTCTGCTAGGACCCCCTTGGTTCTTCTAGCGATGGAGTTACTGCATAACCTAGAGAAGAATTCATTTAGGAGAGTACTGCCCCGCTTTTTCCCACTGTTGATTGATCTGATTCGCTGCGAGCATagctctggagatgttcaacacGCGCTGTACAAAATCTTCAAATCATCAATAGGCCCTATGATAGAAGTATAA
- the LOC125525438 gene encoding RNA-binding protein 24-A-like, translating to MMTPQRSPAVMAGGGGGGGGGGGGTPALHYLSGPYGDTTYTKVFVGGLAWETRSEGLRAHFEAYGDILEAVVITDRATGRSKGYGFVTFRDPDSARMACMDPYPVIDGRRANCNLAILGRPGPAVPFGPIRPVIPYNGGAAVPGGMYVPSPTYQQPPYNYSQALVYPPYGPSTYGPEYLYPQNAYGPYVGQQYVPVYGGPRTVGPAVYPYGQFGQPVPSDHSYSPGYVPGHLLPLSNQNAANARASAVQQQYPPGAPRPQQQLLLPARVQQFPPNNVSEQMSG from the exons ATGATGACGCCGCAGCGGTCGCCGGCGGTGATGGcggggggaggagggggaggcggtggGGGCGGTGGCGGGACGCCGGCGCTGCACTACCTGAGCGGGCCCTACGGGGACACGACGTACACCAAGGTGTTCGTGGGGGGCCTGGCGTGGGAGACGCGGAGCGAGGGCCTGCGCGCGCACTTCGAGGCCTACGGCGACATCCTCGAGGCCGTCGTCATCACCGACCGCGCCACCGGGAGGTCCAAGGGATACGGATTC GTGACCTTCCGGGATCCAGATTCGGCGAGGATGGCCTGCATGGACCCCTATCCGGTAATTGACGGGCGGCGTGCCAACTGTAATCTTGCCATCCTGGGGCGACCTGGACCAGCTGTGCCTTTTG GACCTATAAGGCCGGTCATTCCATACAATGGAGGTGCGGCGGTTCCAGGAGGCATGTATGTACCAAGCCCAACATATCAGCAACCCCCCTACAACTACTCGCAGGCTCTTGTGTATCCCCCTTATGG GCCATCAACGTATGGACCCGAATACTTGTATCCACAG AATGCCTATGGTCCATATGTTGGACAACAGTATGTCCCGGTGTATGGTGGTCCCAGAACAGTAGGGCCAGCGGTTTACCCATATGGGCAGTTCGGCCAACCTGTGCCAAGTGATCATTCTTATTCACCTGGCTATGTGCCAGGTCACCTTCTCCCACTATCTAATCAAAATGCTGCAAATGCGCGTGCATCAGCGGTTCAGCAACAATATCCTCCAG GAGCTCCGCGCCCTCAGCAACAGCTCTTGCTCCCTGCTCGCGTGCAACAGTTCCCACCAAACAACGTCTCCGAACAAATGTCGGGATGA